A single genomic interval of Camelina sativa cultivar DH55 chromosome 11, Cs, whole genome shotgun sequence harbors:
- the LOC104726660 gene encoding uncharacterized protein LOC104726660 gives MGSRWRKAKLALGLNLCLYVPKTLEDSSSSSSPLRRSDDAVSLSPVMVPRPTTPTPSSSGLRLPRSISKSSSKKTCAICLTAMKAGQGHAIFTAECSHSFHFHCITTNVKHGNQICPVCRAKWNEIPVQSPNAKSKSGVKPINQTRDNAWMSIPPRRSSPIQASSRPDSLRVSSIFNTEPAVFNDDEALEHQDPSAESGLEKSKPGVSGTLEVKTYPEISEVARSASFKDFAVLINLKAPSKSSSNSSSSRAPVDLVTVLDVSGSMAGTKLALLKRAMGFVIQNLGPFDRLSVISFSSTARRNFPLRLMTETGKQEALQAVNSLVSNGGTNIAEGLKKGAKVLIDHRFKNPVSSIVLLSDGQDTYTMTSPTGSRGTDYKALLPKEINGNRIPVHAFGFGTDHDASSMHSIAENSGGTFSFIESETVIQDAFAQCIGGLLSVVVQELCVKIECVHHLLRIGSVKAGSYQFDNGPNSRTGSIAVGDLYAEEERNFLVNLDIPIVDGVSDLMSLLKVRCVYRDPVTKETVDLNSSGEVKILRPISMADRRPVVSVEVDRQRIRLRAAEAISEARVLAERGDLTEAVSVLETCRGILTESVSGRAGDPLCVTLCAELKETQDRMASRQVYESSGRAYVLAGLSSHSWQRATARGDMTDTTTTSYQTQSMVDMVNLSQTMTFGMPIASSNPSPSTTQRKLRQALSFPARPRPR, from the exons atgggaAGCAGATGGAGGAAAGCAAAGTTGGCTTTAGGTCTCAATTTATGTCTATACGTTCCCAAAACGTtagaagattcttcttcttcttcttctcctttaagAAGATCAGACGACGCCGTTTCACTCTCTCCTGTGATGGTTCCAAGACCCACTACGCCGactccttcttcctctggtcTCCGATTGCCTCGCTCCATTAGCAAATCCTCTTCAAAG AAAACGTGTGCGATATGTTTGACGGCGATGAAAGCAGGGCAAGGCCATGCAATCTTTACAGCGGAATGCTCTCATTCGTTTCATTTCCACTGCATCACTACGAATGTTAAACACGGGAACCAGATTTGTCCTGTTTGTCGCGCTAAATGGAATGAGATCCCTGTCCAGAGCCCTAATGCTAAGTCTAAATCTGGTGTCAAACCGATAAATCAAACAAGGGACAATGCCTGGATGTCAATACCTCCAAGGAGGTCGTCCCCGATTCAAGCTTCTTCACGGCCTGACAGTCTAAGGGTCTCCTCGATCTTTAACACCGAGCCTGCGGTTTTTAATGATGATGAGGCTCTGGAACATCAAGACCCTTCTGCTGAATCTGGTTTGGAGAAGTCTAAACCCGGTGTTAGTGGGACACTGGAAGTTAAAACATATCCAGAGATTTCAGAAGTAGCTAGATCGGCTTCGTTTAAAGATTTTGCTGTATTGATCAATCTAAAGGCTCCTTCAAAGTCGTCTTCAAATTCGTCTTCTTCTCGTGCTCCTGTCGATCTAGTCACGGTTCTTGATGTGAGCGGAAGCATGGCGGGAACAAAACTGGCGTTGCTGAAACGAGCAATGGGTTTTGTGATTCAGAATCTTGGCCCGTTCGACCGTCTCTCTGTCATATCCTTCTCCTCCACAGCACGCCGTAACTTCCCTCTTCGTCTCATGACCGAGACTGGTAAACAAGAAGCATTGCAAGCGGTTAACTCGTTGGTCTCAAACGGAGGGACTAACATTGCAGAGGGATTGAAGAAAGGTGCAAAAGTTTTGATCGACCATAGATTCAAGAACCCGGTATCGAGCATCGTGCTGTTATCTGATGGTCAAGATACATATACTATGACTAGCCCCACCGGTTCCAGAGGAACGGATTACAAAGCCCTTCTTCCTAAAGAGATCAACGGAAACCGTATCCCAGTTCACGCGTTCGGGTTTGGTACAGACCACGATGCTTCCTCGATGCATTCCATTGCAGAAAACTCCGGAGgtacattttctttcatagaGTCTGAAACGGTGATACAAGATGCATTCGCTCAATGCATAGGAGGTCTTCTTAGCGTTGTTGTTCAAGAGCTATGCGTTAAGATCGAGTGCGTTCATCATCTGTTGAGGATTGGATCGGTTAAAGCTGGAAGCTACCAGTTTGATAACGGTCCGAATTCAAGAACCGGATCTATCGCAGTTGGTGATCTCTATGCAGAGGAAGAGAGGAACTTCTTGGTGAATCTTGATATCCCCATTGTTGATGGAGTTTCAGATCTGATGTCTTTACTCAAGGTTCGATGCGTTTACAGAGACCCGGTTACAAAAGAGACTGTTGATTTGAATAGTTCCGGCGAAGTAAAGATTCTCAGGCCGATTTCGATGGCAGACAGAAGACCTGTGGTGTCAGTTGAAGTTGACAGACAGAGAATCCGATTACGTGCAGCGGAAGCAATCTCTGAAGCTAGGGTTTTAGCCGAACGCGGTGATTTGACTGAAGCTGTGTCGGTTCTTGAGACTTGCCGTGGGATACTGACGGAGTCTGTGTCAGGTCGAGCTGGAGATCCATTGTGTGTAACACTGTGTGCAGAGCTGAAGGAGACGCAAGATAGAATGGCGAGCCGTCAAGTATACGAGTCTTCGGGTAGGGCTTACGTGCTGGCCGGTCTAAGCTCGCACTCGTGGCAGCGAGCTACAGCGAGAGGCGACATGACTGATACGACGACGACTTCTTACCAGACGCAATCAATGGTGGATATGGTGAACCTCTCTCAGACAATGACTTTCGGAATGCCTATTGCTAGTTCAAATCCGAGTCCGTCCACGACTCAGAGGAAACTACGGCAAGCTCTCAGTTTCCCGGCGAGACCAAGACCTAGGTGA